The following are encoded in a window of Spiroplasma tabanidicola genomic DNA:
- a CDS encoding lipoprotein, with translation MKKILSILSSITLLATPSVVVACGDSNASDKEIKPLTYKEGILDKDVIKAIEEFGEFLFEDNKLAVDLDDIDFKDFNFEFSNLFNLDTKILGTPIENGKVFDTLKKSFVELENLNQIGKTTSTIEYNFFSMKGKQGNTSFMLYENKVSINALSIKKSYIKTIYEKNVAIDQSKTEDR, from the coding sequence ATGAAAAAGATTTTAAGTATATTAAGCTCTATTACTTTGTTAGCAACTCCATCAGTTGTTGTTGCATGTGGAGATTCAAACGCTAGTGATAAAGAAATAAAACCATTAACTTATAAAGAAGGAATATTGGATAAAGATGTAATTAAAGCAATTGAAGAATTTGGAGAATTTTTATTTGAAGATAATAAATTAGCAGTTGATTTAGATGACATTGATTTTAAGGATTTTAATTTTGAATTTAGTAATTTATTTAACCTTGATACAAAAATTTTAGGAACACCAATTGAAAATGGAAAAGTTTTTGATACTTTAAAGAAATCATTTGTAGAATTAGAGAATTTAAACCAAATTGGAAAAACCACAAGCACTATTGAATATAACTTTTTCTCAATGAAGGGTAAACAAGGAAATACAAGTTTTATGCTTTATGAAAATAAAGTATCTATAAATGCTTTAAGTATTAAAAAATCTTATATTAAAACAATTTATGAAAAAAATGTAGCTATTGATCAATCAAAAACTGAAGATCGATAA
- the typA gene encoding translational GTPase TypA — protein MSKKIINIAVIAHVDAGKSTLVDAFLNQAGVFRANEEVKEQVMDSNDQERERGITIYSKNCAIEYHDYKINIVDTPGHADFSSEVERIMKTVDTVILLVDSAEGPMPQTRFVLSKALELGLKPILLINKIDKKDQRALEVVDEVLELFMELDANDEQLEFKTLFGIARQGIVKYSIDEESNDLSPLFETIIKQVGNYPTELINENPQLQISSLAYDSFIGRLGIGRLFKGVLKEGQQVAISKNDGTINREKISGLFVYQGLKRVQVKEAQAGDIVVVSGIKDLTIGDTVNNPDNIDALPPIIIEEPTMSMNFLVNTSPFAGKVGKFVTTRNIKERLDKELEVNVGLKVESLTDSSADGFKVLGRGELHLSVLIETMRREGFELGISRPEVVFKVDEKGEKLEPIEKVIVDVPSEFSGTVINKLNLRKGKMLDMDSDGIRDKVTYAVPTRGLIGFKSDFTNDTRGEGVMVKSLIGYEQYKGPIEGRINGVLVSMASGVSLPYALNNLEDRGILFIGPQVQVYDGMIVGLHSRDNDLEVNPTNAKKLTNTRSSGTDDAVKLTPPRKFTLEEALDFIEWDELVEVTPDDIRLRKKWLSSNERRQHRNDPH, from the coding sequence ATGAGCAAAAAAATAATAAATATTGCTGTTATAGCACACGTTGATGCAGGAAAGTCAACATTAGTAGATGCATTTTTAAATCAAGCTGGAGTTTTTAGAGCAAATGAAGAAGTAAAAGAACAAGTTATGGATAGTAATGATCAAGAAAGAGAAAGAGGAATTACTATTTATTCTAAGAATTGTGCTATTGAATATCATGATTATAAAATTAATATAGTTGATACGCCAGGCCATGCTGATTTTTCAAGTGAAGTTGAAAGAATTATGAAAACAGTTGATACTGTAATTTTGTTAGTTGACTCAGCAGAAGGACCAATGCCTCAAACTCGTTTTGTCCTTTCAAAAGCTTTAGAATTAGGTTTAAAACCAATTTTATTAATTAATAAAATAGATAAAAAAGATCAAAGAGCATTAGAAGTTGTAGATGAAGTTTTAGAGTTATTTATGGAATTAGATGCAAATGATGAACAATTAGAATTTAAAACTTTATTTGGAATTGCAAGACAAGGAATTGTTAAATACTCAATCGATGAAGAATCAAATGATTTATCACCTTTATTTGAAACTATTATCAAACAAGTAGGGAATTATCCAACAGAGTTAATAAATGAAAATCCTCAGTTACAAATATCTTCACTTGCATATGATTCATTTATTGGAAGATTAGGAATAGGAAGATTATTTAAAGGTGTTTTAAAAGAAGGACAACAAGTAGCTATTTCTAAAAATGATGGAACAATAAATCGTGAAAAAATCTCAGGTTTATTTGTTTATCAAGGATTAAAAAGAGTTCAAGTAAAAGAAGCTCAAGCAGGAGATATTGTTGTTGTTTCAGGAATTAAAGATTTAACAATCGGAGATACAGTTAATAATCCTGATAATATTGACGCTCTTCCTCCGATCATTATTGAAGAACCAACAATGAGTATGAACTTTTTAGTTAATACTTCACCATTTGCAGGAAAAGTAGGAAAATTTGTTACAACTAGAAACATTAAAGAAAGATTAGATAAAGAATTAGAAGTTAATGTTGGATTAAAAGTTGAAAGTTTGACAGATTCAAGTGCTGATGGATTTAAAGTTTTAGGTAGAGGAGAATTGCATTTATCTGTTCTTATCGAAACAATGAGAAGAGAAGGTTTTGAATTAGGAATTTCTAGACCAGAGGTTGTTTTTAAAGTGGATGAAAAAGGAGAAAAACTTGAACCAATCGAAAAAGTAATAGTTGATGTGCCATCAGAATTCTCAGGAACAGTTATTAATAAACTTAATTTAAGAAAAGGAAAAATGCTTGATATGGATTCTGACGGAATTAGAGATAAAGTAACTTATGCAGTACCTACTCGTGGATTAATTGGATTTAAATCTGATTTTACAAATGACACAAGAGGTGAAGGAGTTATGGTTAAGTCTCTAATTGGATATGAACAATACAAAGGACCAATTGAAGGAAGAATCAATGGAGTTTTAGTATCAATGGCAAGTGGAGTTTCTTTACCTTATGCTTTAAATAACTTAGAAGATCGTGGAATTTTATTTATCGGACCACAAGTTCAAGTTTATGATGGAATGATAGTTGGTTTACACTCAAGAGATAATGATTTAGAAGTTAATCCAACTAATGCTAAAAAACTTACTAACACTAGATCTAGTGGTACAGATGATGCTGTAAAACTTACTCCACCAAGAAAATTCACATTAGAAGAAGCTCTTGACTTTATTGAATGAGATGAACTTGTTGAAGTTACGCCAGATGATATTAGATTAAGAAAAAAATGACTTTCAAGTAATGAAAGAAGACAACATAGAAATGATCCTCACTAG
- the eno gene encoding phosphopyruvate hydratase, giving the protein MSKIVSVVAREVLDSRGFPTVQVNVETEFGGRGSAKVPSGASTGSREALELRDGDKKRYNGKGVLKAVANVNDKLADLVIGMEVFDQVAIDAAMCKLDGDDFKKNLGANAILGVSLAVAKAAADELDIPLYRYIGGTNARRLPVPMLNVINGGEHADSAIDFQEFMIMPVGAPSFKEALRWASETFQALKSLLHEKGDITAVGDEGGFAPHFKWAYEQETIEAFKAKTPVEVALDLLVEAIQKAGYKTGHEGIMIAMDCANSELYFEDKKYHFKKIEKLTGQEWAMTTKEMIGFLDKLVDKYPIISIEDGLAESDWEGFQEQVSVMGDRIQIVGDDLFVTNPKITSEGIEKHAANSVLIKFNQIGSLTETIETIQMAQKAGWTAVTSHRSGETEDATIADLAVALNTGQIKTGSMSRSDRIAKYNRLLEIEAELGDAAIYDGYKSFYNLKK; this is encoded by the coding sequence ATGTCAAAAATAGTTAGTGTAGTAGCACGTGAAGTATTAGACTCACGTGGATTTCCAACAGTTCAAGTAAATGTTGAAACAGAATTTGGTGGACGTGGATCAGCAAAAGTTCCTTCAGGAGCATCAACTGGTTCAAGAGAAGCTTTAGAATTAAGAGACGGAGATAAAAAACGTTACAATGGTAAAGGGGTTTTAAAAGCCGTTGCCAATGTTAATGATAAATTAGCAGATTTAGTAATAGGTATGGAAGTATTTGATCAAGTAGCTATCGATGCAGCAATGTGTAAATTAGATGGTGATGACTTCAAAAAAAACTTAGGAGCAAATGCAATTTTAGGAGTTTCATTAGCAGTTGCAAAAGCAGCAGCAGATGAATTAGACATTCCTTTATACAGATACATTGGAGGAACAAACGCAAGAAGATTACCAGTTCCAATGTTAAACGTTATTAATGGGGGAGAACATGCAGATAGTGCAATCGACTTCCAAGAATTTATGATTATGCCTGTAGGAGCACCTTCATTTAAAGAAGCTTTAAGATGAGCATCAGAAACATTTCAAGCATTAAAATCTTTATTACATGAAAAAGGAGATATTACTGCAGTTGGAGACGAAGGGGGATTTGCACCTCACTTTAAATGAGCTTATGAACAAGAAACAATTGAAGCATTCAAAGCTAAAACTCCAGTAGAAGTTGCTTTAGACTTATTGGTAGAAGCTATTCAAAAAGCTGGTTATAAAACAGGTCATGAAGGAATTATGATTGCAATGGACTGTGCAAACTCAGAATTATATTTTGAAGATAAAAAATACCACTTCAAAAAAATTGAAAAATTAACAGGTCAAGAATGAGCTATGACAACTAAAGAAATGATTGGATTTTTAGATAAATTGGTTGACAAATACCCAATTATTTCAATAGAAGATGGATTAGCAGAATCGGATTGAGAAGGATTCCAAGAACAAGTTAGTGTAATGGGAGATAGAATTCAAATTGTTGGAGATGACTTATTTGTTACAAACCCAAAAATTACATCTGAAGGTATCGAAAAACATGCAGCAAACTCAGTTTTAATTAAATTCAACCAAATTGGTTCATTAACTGAAACTATCGAAACAATTCAAATGGCTCAAAAAGCTGGATGAACTGCAGTTACTTCACACCGTTCAGGAGAAACAGAAGATGCAACAATTGCAGATTTAGCTGTTGCTTTAAATACTGGACAAATCAAAACAGGATCAATGTCAAGATCTGATAGAATTGCAAAATACAACAGATTATTAGAAATTGAAGCAGAACTTGGAGATGCAGCAATTTATGATGGATATAAATCTTTCTACAACTTAAAAAAATAA
- a CDS encoding phosphatase PAP2 family protein, producing MLFKTKKNNAIFWVLSFAFFFTIFTAFAFFDFKISKSVLDSNVKNDGFASFIMYFFNIYGHSIICFPVYFSFAILTLLLFKRAKGALNKVFYIIIQVVYVVVFIIALCFFSFYKTIEDWNDNANRTQYIMQLTISSLIIVLAIITITLTLLFSHTNKIVKTKPDIEKIAFQALLCLIYISISMAVVYFLKIAVARPRPREIFATKDPLNEFKYPFEISTKNRSGQSFPSGHALSSTSMFGFLFFFDKETKKKNIKYILMIIFSLLTFLTDISRVLILAHFITDVLMANFLACCSYYLVKDCLAKYLYKKDQKIKNKDDSEIKPRKSKIKKVEEKQNG from the coding sequence ATGCTTTTTAAAACAAAAAAGAATAATGCTATTTTTTGAGTTTTATCATTTGCATTTTTTTTCACTATATTTACTGCTTTTGCTTTTTTTGATTTCAAAATATCAAAAAGTGTTTTAGATAGTAATGTTAAAAATGATGGTTTTGCAAGTTTTATAATGTATTTTTTTAATATATATGGACATTCTATAATATGTTTTCCAGTTTATTTTTCATTTGCAATTCTTACATTGTTACTTTTTAAAAGAGCAAAAGGAGCTTTAAATAAAGTTTTTTATATTATTATTCAAGTAGTTTATGTTGTAGTTTTTATAATAGCATTATGTTTTTTTAGTTTTTATAAAACTATAGAAGATTGAAATGATAATGCTAATAGAACTCAATATATAATGCAATTAACAATAAGCTCTTTAATAATTGTGTTAGCAATAATAACAATTACTTTAACTTTATTATTTTCACATACAAATAAAATTGTAAAAACAAAACCTGACATTGAAAAAATTGCATTTCAAGCATTACTGTGTTTAATTTATATTTCAATAAGTATGGCGGTTGTATATTTTTTAAAAATAGCTGTTGCAAGACCAAGACCAAGAGAAATATTTGCTACTAAAGATCCTTTAAATGAATTTAAGTATCCATTTGAAATTAGTACAAAAAATAGAAGTGGACAAAGTTTTCCTTCTGGTCATGCTTTATCTTCTACAAGTATGTTTGGTTTTTTATTTTTCTTTGACAAAGAAACTAAGAAAAAAAATATTAAATATATTTTAATGATTATTTTTTCACTTCTTACTTTTTTAACAGATATTTCTAGAGTGTTAATATTAGCACATTTTATCACAGACGTTTTAATGGCAAACTTCTTAGCATGTTGTAGTTATTATTTAGTTAAAGATTGTTTAGCAAAATATCTTTATAAAAAAGATCAAAAAATAAAAAATAAAGATGATTCTGAAATAAAACCTAGGAAAAGTAAAATAAAAAAAGTTGAGGAAAAACAAAATGGCTAA
- the ruvX gene encoding Holliday junction resolvase RuvX: MAKYVGLDIGSKTIGIAISEGFIANSHSTIRFEENDFKSGAQKLKDFLEADGFEKLIIGYPFNMNGSSGYRIEMVEEFIENLKLFININDNNLVKIDERLTSRMAKSIMIEANLSRKKQKSSKDQLAAQLILETFLNNNN; encoded by the coding sequence ATGGCTAAATATGTTGGTTTAGATATTGGTTCAAAAACAATTGGTATAGCAATTAGTGAAGGATTTATTGCAAATTCACATTCAACAATTAGATTTGAAGAAAATGATTTTAAATCTGGCGCACAAAAATTAAAAGATTTTTTAGAAGCAGACGGTTTTGAAAAATTAATAATAGGTTATCCCTTTAATATGAATGGTTCATCTGGGTATCGTATTGAAATGGTTGAAGAATTTATTGAAAACTTAAAATTATTTATAAACATAAATGATAATAATTTAGTAAAAATAGATGAAAGACTAACTTCAAGAATGGCAAAATCAATTATGATTGAAGCTAATTTGAGTCGAAAAAAACAAAAAAGTTCAAAAGATCAATTAGCAGCTCAACTTATTTTAGAAACTTTTTTGAATAATAATAATTAG
- the hpt gene encoding hypoxanthine phosphoribosyltransferase: MQHPLVKEILLTEEQIEKRVKELGDEVTKYYKSQEVKENTLILVGLLKGCVPFMAKLMSKIDYQCQTEYMKVSSYFGATQSSGKVNILLDLGIDIEGKTVLLVEDIIDTGLTIQYVKEYLESKNPKEVKVIALVDKPEGRKVDVELDWCGFSIPNKFVIGYGLDYDERFRNLPYVAVCDTDKLDDWKW, encoded by the coding sequence ATGCAACACCCACTTGTAAAAGAGATTTTATTAACAGAAGAACAAATCGAAAAGCGTGTTAAAGAACTTGGAGATGAAGTTACAAAATATTATAAATCTCAAGAAGTAAAAGAAAACACTTTAATATTAGTTGGACTATTAAAAGGATGTGTTCCTTTTATGGCTAAACTTATGTCAAAAATTGATTATCAATGCCAAACAGAGTATATGAAAGTCTCATCATATTTTGGAGCAACTCAGTCTAGTGGAAAAGTAAATATCTTACTAGATTTAGGAATCGATATTGAAGGAAAAACAGTATTACTGGTTGAAGATATTATTGATACTGGGCTAACAATACAATATGTAAAAGAATATTTAGAATCAAAAAATCCTAAAGAAGTTAAAGTTATAGCCTTAGTTGATAAACCAGAAGGAAGAAAAGTTGATGTTGAACTTGATTGATGTGGCTTTTCAATTCCAAATAAATTTGTAATTGGTTATGGTCTTGATTATGATGAAAGATTTAGAAATTTACCATATGTAGCAGTTTGTGATACAGATAAATTAGATGATTGAAAATGATAA
- the pfkA gene encoding 6-phosphofructokinase produces the protein MIKKIGVLTSGGDAPGMNAAISAVVKSAISKGIEPYVVREGYKGLINKWIEKVDLSFASDIIARGGTVIGSARFPEFKEESVRKVAVENLKEMGIEALVVIGGDGSYQGAEKLTNLGINCIGLPGTIDNDIVSSDYTIGFDTALNTVVRSIDQIRDTMQSHSRCCVVEIMGNGCGDLTLYGSIATGAEVFSTKESFLTEDQICEQVTMLAKAGRRSVIVAVAEQLYDSHALAKKIEKASGYVTRATVLGHIQRGGSPTAMDRYLAINAGIFAVEKLVEGKGGLYIGMSENKLVARDINSTLNMPKPDKTEEYEKTKKINLSI, from the coding sequence ATGATTAAAAAAATTGGAGTTTTAACTTCTGGAGGAGATGCTCCAGGAATGAATGCTGCAATTAGTGCAGTTGTAAAATCAGCAATTTCTAAAGGAATTGAACCATATGTTGTAAGAGAAGGATACAAAGGACTAATCAATAAATGAATTGAAAAAGTTGATCTATCTTTTGCTTCTGATATTATCGCAAGAGGTGGTACAGTAATTGGATCTGCTAGATTTCCTGAATTTAAAGAAGAATCTGTTAGAAAAGTTGCAGTTGAAAACTTAAAAGAAATGGGTATTGAAGCATTAGTTGTTATAGGTGGAGATGGTAGTTATCAGGGAGCTGAAAAACTAACAAATCTAGGAATAAATTGTATTGGTTTACCAGGCACTATTGATAATGATATTGTTTCATCGGATTATACTATTGGATTTGATACAGCATTAAACACAGTTGTAAGATCAATTGACCAAATCAGAGATACAATGCAATCACACAGTAGATGTTGTGTGGTCGAAATTATGGGAAATGGTTGTGGTGATTTAACTTTATATGGTTCAATAGCAACGGGAGCTGAAGTATTTTCAACTAAGGAAAGTTTTTTAACAGAAGATCAAATTTGCGAACAAGTAACTATGCTGGCAAAAGCAGGTAGAAGAAGTGTAATAGTTGCTGTTGCAGAACAATTATATGATTCGCATGCTTTAGCAAAAAAAATCGAAAAGGCTTCTGGATATGTAACAAGAGCAACAGTTTTAGGACATATTCAAAGAGGCGGAAGTCCAACTGCAATGGATAGATACTTGGCTATTAATGCAGGAATATTTGCTGTTGAAAAACTAGTAGAAGGTAAAGGTGGACTTTACATAGGAATGAGTGAAAATAAACTTGTGGCTAGAGATATTAACTCAACTTTAAATATGCCAAAACCAGATAAAACTGAAGAGTATGAAAAAACTAAAAAAATTAACTTGTCAATTTAA
- the pyk gene encoding pyruvate kinase, with the protein MQKQIEFYEPNQLEKKIKRTKIVTTIGPSTNTKDAIRKLFENGMNVVRLNFSHGSQEEHEAKIKMVLDLRKEEQKPISILLDTKGPEIRVGKMKDGKQEIKAGSDIRIYTLEEEYKNRECDTNEMTVSYDMSVDLKSGDTILVDDGKLTMHVVNVEPGIVSCKAFNHHIVKTNKRINLPGVDFSLPFLSDKDVSDIRFGAKNQIDYIAASFVNTAQNVKDIRQILKEEKKEHIQIISKIESKIGIFNIDEIVDESDGIMVARGDLGLEIPYYEVPHWEKEIIRKCREKGKICIVATQMLESMTDNPQPTRAEVTDVYYATELGADATMLSGESAAGIYPYITTHTMATINKRAELNFYGKIYYDRALEMARNSTSGKRAEIADELANITRNGKYEYAVVLSRSGELLKTISKFRPNVTILGVIEDEKLWNAFGCWHSIFMNKVDKVDDVINKPELAAEIARLWGAKKGEEILIVKSEDIIKHIV; encoded by the coding sequence ATGCAAAAACAAATAGAGTTTTATGAACCTAATCAATTAGAAAAGAAAATTAAAAGAACTAAAATCGTTACAACAATTGGACCAAGTACAAATACTAAAGATGCAATTAGAAAATTATTTGAAAATGGAATGAATGTTGTTAGATTAAACTTCTCACATGGATCTCAAGAAGAACATGAAGCAAAAATAAAAATGGTTTTAGATTTACGAAAAGAAGAACAAAAACCAATTTCTATTTTACTTGATACAAAAGGACCAGAAATTCGTGTTGGAAAAATGAAGGATGGTAAACAAGAAATAAAAGCTGGAAGTGATATTAGAATTTATACTTTAGAAGAAGAATATAAGAACAGAGAATGCGATACAAACGAAATGACTGTATCATATGATATGAGTGTTGATTTAAAAAGTGGAGACACAATTTTAGTTGATGATGGAAAATTAACAATGCATGTTGTAAATGTTGAACCAGGAATTGTTAGTTGTAAAGCATTTAATCATCATATTGTTAAAACAAACAAACGTATTAACTTACCAGGTGTTGACTTTTCATTACCATTCTTAAGTGATAAAGATGTTTCAGATATTCGTTTTGGAGCAAAAAATCAAATTGATTATATCGCAGCTTCTTTTGTAAATACTGCGCAAAATGTTAAAGATATTAGACAAATTTTAAAAGAAGAGAAAAAAGAACATATTCAAATTATTTCAAAAATTGAATCAAAAATCGGAATTTTTAATATTGATGAAATTGTTGATGAAAGTGATGGAATAATGGTTGCAAGAGGGGATTTAGGATTAGAAATTCCTTACTATGAAGTACCTCACTGAGAAAAAGAAATTATTAGAAAATGTCGTGAAAAAGGAAAAATCTGTATTGTTGCAACTCAAATGTTAGAATCAATGACAGACAATCCTCAACCAACTAGAGCGGAAGTAACTGATGTTTATTATGCAACAGAACTTGGAGCAGATGCAACAATGTTAAGTGGAGAATCTGCTGCAGGAATTTATCCTTATATTACAACTCATACAATGGCAACAATTAATAAACGTGCTGAATTGAACTTTTATGGAAAAATCTATTATGATAGAGCGTTAGAAATGGCTCGTAACTCTACAAGTGGAAAAAGAGCAGAAATTGCTGATGAACTTGCGAATATTACTAGAAATGGTAAATATGAATATGCAGTTGTATTATCAAGATCTGGAGAATTATTAAAAACTATTTCTAAATTTAGACCTAATGTTACAATTCTTGGAGTTATTGAAGATGAAAAACTTTGAAATGCATTTGGATGTTGACATTCAATCTTTATGAATAAAGTTGATAAAGTTGATGATGTAATTAACAAACCTGAATTAGCAGCCGAAATTGCTCGTTTATGAGGAGCAAAAAAAGGTGAAGAGATCTTAATTGTTAAATCAGAAGATATAATTAAACATATTGTTTAA
- the pyk gene encoding pyruvate kinase, whose translation MKTYNLKDKVKRTKIITTLGPSVHSKGAINELYENGMTTIRLNFSHADFQEHGERINWLKELREEINKPISILLDTKGPEIRVGKMKDGKQEIKAGTDLTVYTDPESFALRECGPTELQMSYDMSQDVKVGDVVLIDDGKLTTHVTSVDKDKKIVMCKAFNRHIVKTNKRVNLPGVDFTLPFLAEKDYNDIKFGIRQGVDYIAASFVNSADNVAEIRKILKEENAEHVQIISKIESQIGIDNIDSIIDASDGIMIARGDLGLEIPYYEVPFQEKRIIRKCREKGKLVVVATQMLESMTDNPQPTRAEVTDVYYATELGADATMLSGESANGDYPFITTETMATINKRAEIEFYTKLYYEKQLENARKSTSGQRADIANQLAKNTMDGKYEFAVVASRTGELLKTISKFRPNVTILGVSAEPKLWTAFGVWHSIFMNRVDDFDKFLNDEKAIINIAKSWGAKIGEKILFVRNENIKELVIV comes from the coding sequence ATGAAAACTTATAACTTAAAAGATAAAGTAAAAAGAACAAAAATCATTACAACTCTAGGACCTTCAGTTCACTCAAAAGGTGCTATTAATGAGTTATATGAAAATGGTATGACAACAATTCGTTTAAACTTCTCACATGCTGACTTTCAAGAACATGGAGAAAGAATAAATTGGTTGAAAGAGTTAAGAGAAGAAATTAACAAGCCAATCTCAATTTTATTAGATACAAAAGGACCAGAAATTCGTGTTGGAAAAATGAAAGACGGAAAACAAGAAATTAAAGCAGGAACAGATTTAACTGTTTATACAGATCCTGAAAGCTTTGCGTTAAGAGAATGTGGACCGACAGAATTACAAATGTCTTATGATATGAGTCAAGATGTTAAAGTTGGAGACGTTGTTTTGATTGATGATGGAAAATTAACAACTCACGTAACTAGTGTTGATAAAGACAAAAAAATTGTTATGTGTAAAGCATTTAATAGACACATTGTAAAAACTAATAAAAGAGTAAACTTACCAGGAGTAGACTTTACTTTACCGTTTTTAGCAGAAAAAGATTATAATGATATCAAATTTGGAATTCGACAAGGCGTTGATTATATTGCAGCTTCTTTTGTAAACTCAGCAGATAATGTTGCAGAAATTAGAAAAATTTTAAAAGAAGAAAACGCAGAACACGTACAAATTATTTCAAAAATTGAATCACAAATTGGAATTGATAATATTGATTCAATAATTGATGCTAGTGATGGGATTATGATTGCTAGAGGGGATTTAGGATTAGAAATTCCTTACTATGAAGTGCCATTCCAAGAAAAAAGAATTATTAGAAAATGTCGCGAAAAAGGAAAATTAGTAGTTGTTGCAACTCAAATGTTAGAATCAATGACAGACAACCCTCAACCAACTAGAGCGGAAGTAACTGATGTTTATTATGCAACAGAACTTGGAGCAGATGCAACAATGTTAAGTGGAGAATCAGCAAATGGAGACTATCCATTTATTACAACTGAAACAATGGCGACAATTAATAAACGTGCAGAAATTGAATTTTATACAAAACTATATTACGAAAAACAATTAGAAAATGCTAGAAAATCAACTAGCGGACAAAGAGCAGATATTGCAAACCAATTAGCTAAAAATACTATGGATGGAAAGTATGAATTTGCAGTTGTTGCTTCTAGAACTGGTGAATTATTAAAAACAATTTCTAAATTTAGACCAAATGTTACAATTCTTGGCGTTAGTGCAGAACCTAAATTATGAACTGCATTTGGAGTTTGACATTCAATCTTTATGAATAGAGTTGATGACTTTGATAAGTTCTTAAATGACGAAAAAGCAATTATTAATATTGCAAAAAGTTGAGGAGCTAAAATAGGTGAAAAAATCTTATTTGTAAGAAATGAAAATATTAAAGAATTAGTAATAGTTTAA
- a CDS encoding PTS sugar transporter subunit IIB produces the protein MLKILLCCSAGMSTSMLVSKMQSAARREGLECKIEAMSITEGKQQIDKWDVVMLGPQVGYGLKEFEGVTTKPVAIIPAPIYAVAKGAEAIQMAKDMAKKAGISF, from the coding sequence ATGTTAAAAATATTACTATGTTGTTCTGCAGGAATGTCAACTAGCATGTTAGTTTCTAAAATGCAATCCGCAGCACGTCGTGAAGGTTTAGAATGTAAAATAGAAGCTATGAGCATAACCGAAGGTAAGCAACAAATAGACAAATGAGATGTAGTTATGTTAGGTCCTCAAGTCGGTTATGGTTTAAAAGAGTTTGAAGGAGTTACAACTAAACCTGTAGCAATTATCCCAGCGCCAATTTACGCTGTTGCAAAAGGTGCAGAAGCAATTCAAATGGCTAAGGACATGGCGAAAAAAGCTGGAATAAGTTTTTAA